In Serratia marcescens subsp. marcescens ATCC 13880, a single genomic region encodes these proteins:
- a CDS encoding DsbE family thiol:disulfide interchange protein, with the protein MKRKLLFIPLVLFLLLVAALMVQLTRNAGGEDPTMLESALIGKPVPTFKLESLDQPGKTYDQAVLRDGKPILLNVWATWCPTCRAEHQYLNTLAARGVRVVGLNYKDDRAKAVAWLNSLGNPYALSLYDGDGMLGLDLGVYGAPETFLIDGQGIIRYRHAGDMNERVWQQEVLPLYKKYGGEA; encoded by the coding sequence ATGAAGCGTAAGCTGCTGTTTATCCCGTTGGTGCTCTTCCTGCTGCTGGTGGCGGCCCTGATGGTGCAACTGACGCGCAACGCCGGCGGCGAAGATCCGACCATGCTGGAGTCGGCGCTGATCGGCAAACCGGTGCCGACCTTCAAGCTGGAATCGCTGGATCAGCCCGGCAAAACCTACGATCAGGCGGTGCTGCGCGACGGCAAGCCGATCTTGCTCAACGTCTGGGCCACCTGGTGCCCGACCTGCCGCGCGGAACATCAGTATCTCAATACGCTGGCGGCGCGCGGCGTACGGGTGGTCGGCCTGAACTATAAAGACGATCGCGCCAAGGCGGTGGCCTGGCTGAATTCCCTGGGCAATCCCTATGCGCTCAGCCTGTACGACGGTGACGGCATGCTGGGGTTGGATCTCGGGGTGTACGGCGCGCCTGAGACCTTCCTTATCGACGGCCAGGGGATCATTCGCTATCGCCACGCCGGCGACATGAATGAGCGCGTCTGGCAGCAGGAAGTGCTGCCGCTGTATAAAAAGTACGGGGGTGAGGCATGA
- a CDS encoding heme lyase CcmF/NrfE family subunit, which produces MMPELGSFLLCLALAIALLLSIYPQWGAARQDSRMMAVARPLTYGMFAAIALAFLCLVHAFVVNDFTVAYVATNSNTQLPVYYRIAATWGAHEGSLLLWVLLLSCWSLAVALCSRAMPQDAVARVLSVMGMITAGFLLFIIMTSNPFTRTLPNFPIDGSDLNPLLQDIGLIFHPPLLYMGYVGFSVAFAFAIASLMAGRLDTAWARWSRPWTTAAWVFLTLGIVLGSAWAYYELGWGGWWFWDPVENASFMPWLAGTALMHSLAVTEKRGTFKAWTVLLAITAFSLCLLGTFLVRSGVLVSVHSFASDPARGMFILAYLVIVIGGSLLLYAVKGGQVRSRVQHETFSRETFLLGNNVLLIAAMLVVLLGTLLPLVHKQLGLGSISIGEPFFNTMFTWLMAPLALLLGIGPLVRWRRDEPRKLWRRLGVALLVTLVLSILLPWLLQDSIAGMTVVGLIMALWVIILTLMELHERATHRHGFWRGLRQLSRSHWGMVLGHLGVAVTVIGIAFSQNYSVERDVRMKAGDSVDIHNYHFVFRDVHDIRGPNYSGGVGIIDVTRNGKSEATLHAEKRYYSVARSMMTEAAIDGGFSRDLYAALGEELEDGSWAVRLYYKPFVRWIWFGGVFMAIGGLLCILDPRYRMSKKLKREGKLEAQS; this is translated from the coding sequence ATGATGCCAGAACTGGGCAGTTTTCTGCTGTGCCTGGCGCTGGCGATCGCGCTGCTGCTGAGCATTTACCCGCAGTGGGGCGCGGCGCGACAGGACAGCCGCATGATGGCGGTGGCCCGCCCGCTGACCTATGGCATGTTCGCCGCGATTGCGCTGGCGTTCCTGTGCCTGGTGCATGCCTTCGTGGTCAATGACTTTACCGTCGCCTACGTGGCCACCAACTCCAATACCCAACTGCCGGTGTATTACCGCATCGCCGCCACCTGGGGGGCGCACGAAGGTTCGCTGCTGCTGTGGGTGCTGCTGCTGAGCTGCTGGTCGCTGGCGGTGGCATTGTGCAGCCGGGCGATGCCGCAGGACGCGGTGGCGCGGGTGCTGTCGGTGATGGGCATGATCACCGCCGGTTTCCTGCTGTTCATCATCATGACCTCCAATCCGTTCACCCGTACGCTGCCGAACTTCCCGATCGACGGCAGCGATCTCAACCCGCTGCTGCAGGATATCGGCCTGATCTTCCACCCGCCGCTGCTGTACATGGGCTATGTCGGCTTCTCGGTCGCCTTCGCGTTCGCCATCGCCTCGCTGATGGCCGGCCGGCTCGACACCGCCTGGGCGCGCTGGTCACGCCCGTGGACTACCGCCGCCTGGGTGTTCCTCACGCTGGGCATCGTGCTCGGATCGGCCTGGGCCTACTATGAGTTGGGCTGGGGCGGTTGGTGGTTCTGGGATCCGGTAGAGAACGCCTCCTTTATGCCGTGGCTGGCCGGCACCGCGCTGATGCATTCGCTGGCGGTGACCGAAAAACGCGGCACGTTCAAAGCCTGGACGGTGCTGCTGGCGATCACCGCCTTCTCGCTGTGCCTGCTGGGCACCTTCCTGGTGCGCTCCGGCGTGCTGGTCTCGGTGCACTCCTTCGCCTCCGATCCGGCGCGCGGCATGTTTATTCTCGCCTATCTGGTGATCGTCATCGGCGGTTCGCTGCTGCTGTACGCGGTCAAGGGCGGCCAGGTGCGCAGCCGGGTGCAGCACGAGACTTTCTCGCGCGAGACCTTCCTGCTGGGCAATAACGTGTTGCTGATCGCCGCCATGCTGGTGGTGCTGTTGGGCACGCTGCTGCCGCTGGTGCACAAACAGTTGGGGCTGGGCAGCATTTCGATCGGCGAGCCGTTCTTCAACACCATGTTCACCTGGCTGATGGCGCCATTGGCGCTGCTGTTGGGTATCGGGCCGCTGGTGCGCTGGCGCCGCGATGAGCCGCGCAAGCTGTGGCGCCGCCTCGGCGTGGCGCTGCTGGTGACGCTGGTGCTGTCGATTCTGCTGCCGTGGCTGCTGCAGGACAGCATCGCCGGCATGACGGTGGTGGGCCTGATCATGGCGCTGTGGGTGATCATCCTGACGCTGATGGAGCTGCATGAGCGCGCCACCCACCGCCACGGTTTCTGGCGCGGTCTGCGGCAGCTGTCTCGCAGCCATTGGGGCATGGTGCTCGGCCACCTCGGCGTGGCGGTGACGGTGATCGGCATCGCCTTCAGCCAGAACTACAGCGTGGAGCGCGACGTGCGGATGAAGGCCGGCGACAGCGTGGATATCCACAATTATCACTTCGTGTTCCGCGACGTGCACGACATTCGCGGCCCGAACTACAGCGGCGGCGTCGGCATCATCGACGTGACGCGCAACGGCAAGTCGGAGGCGACGCTGCATGCGGAGAAACGCTACTACAGCGTGGCGCGCAGCATGATGACCGAGGCGGCGATCGACGGCGGGTTCAGCCGCGATCTGTACGCGGCGCTGGGCGAGGAGCTGGAAGACGGATCCTGGGCGGTGCGTCTGTATTACAAACCCTTCGTGCGCTGGATCTGGTTCGGCGGCGTCTTTATGGCGATCGGCGGCCTGCTGTGCATTCTCGACCCGCGTTATCGCATGAGCAAAAAGCTCAAGCGCGAAGGCAAGCTGGAGGCGCAATCATGA
- the ccmE gene encoding cytochrome c maturation protein CcmE — translation MNPRRKSRLYLAIVVLIGIALTATLMLYALRSNIDLFYTPGEILQGKGENHEKPEVGQRLRIGGMVMPGSVKRDPNTLQVSFKIYDARGAIGVTYTGILPDLFREGQGVVAQGVLGEGNVVNAREVLAKHDEKYTPPEVADAMKENHKGPAEAYNAPQAEGAKS, via the coding sequence GTGAATCCACGTCGTAAAAGCCGCCTTTATCTGGCGATCGTTGTGCTGATCGGGATTGCGCTGACCGCGACCCTGATGCTGTACGCGCTGCGCTCCAACATCGATCTGTTCTATACCCCGGGTGAGATCCTGCAGGGCAAGGGCGAAAATCATGAGAAGCCCGAGGTCGGCCAACGGCTGCGCATCGGCGGCATGGTGATGCCGGGCTCGGTGAAACGCGATCCCAATACGCTGCAGGTCAGCTTCAAGATTTACGACGCGCGCGGCGCGATCGGCGTGACCTACACCGGCATTCTGCCGGACCTGTTCCGCGAAGGGCAGGGTGTGGTGGCGCAGGGCGTGCTGGGCGAGGGCAACGTGGTCAACGCGCGTGAAGTGCTGGCCAAGCACGACGAGAAATACACACCGCCGGAAGTGGCCGACGCGATGAAAGAGAATCACAAAGGGCCGGCGGAAGCGTATAACGCGCCGCAGGCGGAGGGCGCCAAGTCATGA
- the ccmD gene encoding heme exporter protein CcmD, with the protein MNAAFDSWPAFFAMGGYAFYVWLAVAATLISLLGLVAHTVWQRRQLLAEIGRRQARERRIRHAQQSKQKSAAPREKSL; encoded by the coding sequence ATGAATGCCGCATTCGATTCCTGGCCGGCGTTTTTCGCCATGGGCGGTTATGCCTTCTATGTCTGGCTGGCGGTCGCCGCCACGCTGATTTCGCTGTTGGGGCTGGTGGCGCACACCGTCTGGCAGCGGCGGCAGTTGCTCGCCGAGATCGGCCGACGTCAGGCGCGCGAGCGGCGCATTCGCCATGCGCAACAATCAAAACAAAAATCCGCCGCACCGCGGGAGAAATCATTGTGA
- a CDS encoding heme ABC transporter permease, producing the protein MWKWLHQLARPERLYHVCGRFIPWLGLAAAACLLLGWAWGFGFAPKDYQQGDSFRIIYIHVPAAMWSMGIYASMAVAAFIGLVWQMKMSDTVVAAMAPIGAVFTFIALVTGSAWGKPMWGTWWVWDARLTSELVLLFLYMGVIALYNAFEDRRLAGRAAGILVLVGVVNIPIIHFSVEWWNTLHQGSTNMQQSIAPSMRTPLRWAILGYLLLFVTLTLMRLRNLILFQERQRPWVAGLVNKERQS; encoded by the coding sequence ATGTGGAAATGGTTACATCAACTGGCGCGGCCTGAACGGCTGTATCATGTCTGCGGCCGCTTTATCCCCTGGCTGGGGCTGGCGGCGGCGGCCTGCCTGCTGCTTGGCTGGGCATGGGGCTTTGGCTTCGCGCCGAAGGATTATCAGCAGGGCGACAGCTTCCGCATCATTTATATTCACGTGCCGGCGGCCATGTGGTCGATGGGCATCTATGCCTCGATGGCGGTGGCGGCGTTTATCGGCCTGGTGTGGCAGATGAAAATGTCCGATACCGTGGTGGCGGCGATGGCGCCGATCGGCGCGGTGTTCACCTTTATCGCGCTGGTGACCGGCTCCGCCTGGGGCAAGCCGATGTGGGGCACCTGGTGGGTATGGGATGCGCGGCTGACCTCCGAGCTGGTGCTGCTGTTCCTTTATATGGGCGTCATCGCGCTGTATAACGCTTTCGAAGACCGCCGCCTGGCGGGCCGGGCCGCCGGCATTCTGGTGCTGGTGGGCGTGGTGAACATTCCGATCATCCATTTCTCCGTCGAATGGTGGAACACGCTGCATCAGGGCTCGACCAACATGCAGCAATCCATCGCGCCCAGCATGCGCACCCCGCTGCGCTGGGCGATCCTCGGCTACCTGCTGTTGTTCGTCACGCTGACGCTGATGCGCCTGCGCAATCTGATCCTGTTCCAGGAGCGCCAGCGCCCGTGGGTCGCCGGGCTGGTGAACAAGGAGCGTCAGTCATGA
- the ccmB gene encoding heme exporter protein CcmB, with translation MFLTLVRRELKIACRKGSEIVNPLWFFLIVITLFPLGIGPEPQLLARIAPGIVWVAALLASLLSLERLFRDDFLDGSLEQLLLLPTPLPMTVLGKVCAHWVVTGLPLLILSPLVALLLSLDMQTWLAVAGTLLLGTPTLSLIGAIGVGLTVGLRKGGVLLSLLVLPLYIPVLIFATGAIDAAAMGMPIDGYLAILGAMLAGSVTLAPFAAAAALRVSVH, from the coding sequence ATGTTTTTGACCCTGGTGCGTCGCGAACTGAAAATCGCCTGCCGTAAAGGTTCGGAGATCGTCAACCCGCTGTGGTTTTTCCTGATTGTGATCACGCTGTTCCCGTTGGGGATTGGCCCGGAGCCGCAGCTGCTGGCGCGCATTGCGCCGGGCATCGTATGGGTGGCGGCGCTGTTGGCCTCGCTGCTGTCGCTGGAGCGGCTGTTTCGCGACGATTTTCTCGATGGCTCGCTGGAGCAGCTGTTGCTGCTGCCGACGCCGCTGCCGATGACGGTGCTGGGCAAAGTGTGTGCTCACTGGGTCGTGACGGGATTGCCGCTGCTGATCCTGTCGCCGCTGGTGGCGCTGCTGTTGTCGCTTGATATGCAAACCTGGCTGGCGGTGGCGGGTACGCTGCTGCTCGGCACGCCGACGCTGAGCCTGATCGGCGCTATTGGCGTGGGGCTGACCGTCGGCCTGCGCAAAGGGGGCGTGCTGCTCAGCCTGCTGGTGCTGCCGCTGTATATCCCGGTGCTGATCTTCGCCACCGGCGCGATCGACGCCGCCGCGATGGGCATGCCGATCGACGGTTACCTGGCGATACTCGGCGCGATGCTGGCGGGCAGCGTGACATTGGCGCCGTTTGCCGCCGCAGCGGCGCTGCGAGTGAGCGTGCACTAG
- the ccmA gene encoding cytochrome c biogenesis heme-transporting ATPase CcmA, whose protein sequence is MLEAKSLSCVRDERILFSELSFSVQPGDIIQVEGPNGAGKTSLLRILAGLARPDGGEVCWRGRDTLRARADYQQDLLFIGHQPGIKAVLTPFENLQFYQAVRGAAEHQAIWRALEQVGLVGYEDLPVAQLSAGQQRRVALARLWLSAAPLWILDEPLTAIDKQGVAELISLFEQHAQRGGMVLLTTHQDLAGVSQTVGKIRLAEHDAGSL, encoded by the coding sequence ATGCTGGAAGCCAAAAGTCTGAGTTGCGTGCGCGATGAGCGCATCCTGTTTAGCGAGCTAAGCTTTTCAGTTCAGCCGGGCGATATCATTCAGGTAGAGGGGCCGAACGGCGCGGGCAAGACCAGTTTGCTGCGCATCCTCGCCGGTCTGGCGCGGCCGGACGGCGGTGAGGTGTGCTGGCGCGGGCGTGACACGCTGCGCGCTCGCGCGGATTACCAGCAAGATTTGCTGTTTATCGGCCATCAACCGGGCATAAAAGCCGTATTGACACCCTTCGAAAACCTGCAGTTTTATCAGGCGGTGCGCGGCGCGGCCGAGCATCAGGCTATCTGGCGCGCGCTGGAGCAGGTGGGGTTGGTGGGCTACGAAGATCTGCCGGTGGCGCAGCTTTCCGCCGGGCAGCAGCGGCGCGTGGCGTTGGCGCGCCTGTGGCTCAGCGCGGCGCCGCTGTGGATCCTCGATGAGCCGCTAACGGCGATCGATAAACAGGGCGTGGCCGAGTTGATTAGCCTTTTTGAGCAACATGCGCAGCGGGGCGGCATGGTATTGTTGACCACCCATCAGGATTTGGCCGGCGTCAGCCAAACGGTGGGCAAAATTCGTTTGGCGGAACACGACGCGGGGAGTTTGTGA
- a CDS encoding formate/nitrite transporter family protein, whose protein sequence is MNEQQRQEHEPDETMQVESEEQEQGKREIEVREENLPSRAAAVHEQIRMEGEKELERDGLALLWSAIAAGLSMGASLAAKGIFHARLPDDPSRFFIENLGYTFGFIIVIMARQQLFTENTVTAVLPIMHKPTPRNLLILLRLWGVVLLGNLIGTALAALAFTHMPLFDAETRRAFISLGEEVMRHTPGEMFANGILAGWIIATMVWMFPAAGAAKIWVIVLMTYLVAICDLTHIVVGSVEILYLVFNGAIGWQEFVYPFALPTLAGNIIGGTFIFALISHAQIRNDLSAQKRAARQQQEKRRHGGEKP, encoded by the coding sequence ATGAACGAACAGCAACGCCAGGAGCACGAGCCGGATGAGACAATGCAGGTAGAGAGCGAAGAGCAGGAACAGGGCAAACGCGAAATCGAAGTCAGGGAAGAGAATCTGCCGTCGCGCGCGGCGGCGGTGCATGAACAGATCCGAATGGAAGGCGAAAAAGAGCTGGAGCGCGATGGGCTGGCGCTGCTGTGGTCGGCGATCGCCGCCGGGCTGTCGATGGGCGCCTCACTGGCGGCGAAAGGCATTTTCCACGCCCGCTTGCCGGACGATCCCAGCCGCTTTTTCATCGAAAACCTCGGCTACACCTTCGGTTTTATCATTGTCATCATGGCGCGCCAGCAGCTGTTTACCGAAAACACCGTCACGGCGGTCTTGCCCATCATGCACAAACCCACGCCGCGCAACCTGCTGATCCTGCTGCGCCTGTGGGGCGTGGTGCTGCTCGGCAACCTGATCGGCACCGCGCTGGCGGCGCTGGCGTTTACCCATATGCCGCTGTTCGACGCCGAAACGCGCCGCGCCTTCATCAGCCTGGGCGAAGAGGTGATGCGCCATACGCCGGGAGAAATGTTCGCCAACGGCATCCTGGCCGGCTGGATCATCGCCACCATGGTATGGATGTTCCCGGCCGCCGGCGCGGCGAAAATCTGGGTGATCGTGTTGATGACCTACCTGGTGGCGATTTGCGATCTGACCCATATCGTGGTCGGTTCGGTAGAGATCCTCTATCTGGTGTTCAACGGCGCGATTGGGTGGCAGGAATTCGTCTATCCGTTCGCCCTGCCGACGCTGGCGGGCAACATCATCGGCGGCACCTTTATCTTTGCGTTGATAAGCCATGCGCAGATCCGCAACGATTTGAGCGCCCAAAAACGGGCGGCGCGTCAGCAACAGGAAAAACGGCGCCACGGCGGGGAAAAACCGTGA
- a CDS encoding lactonase family protein encodes MNREKPLDSINKRRQARFMLSSILSALGRTIVAGLGRQAIQLTAVLIFLMFSGNAMANNREHQQIALVGTWTHIPDAPAVQKPARPSEGLYRLTVNGDGTLTLLDVVKMKSPSWIVKSRDGRFAYATNEENAGTVTALAIDDAGSVRVLNTVNSAGQQPTHATLSPDGKFLFVANYSVAKGGAGMTVLPIGSDGKLGERVQHYPFISGSGAVQGRQEGGHAHSTTFSRDGKYLYAADLGGDKLHAYRYRSDSAQPLQADASRDVSFAPGAGPRHMVFSPKGEYAYVITEMAGEIEAFTVSDHRLTLQGKVKLNGGQDSAEAKSGGAIILSPSGRYLIATNRGADNHLLVLKIGGDGLPGETTRYEAGGIEPRALAFDATGNHLYVTNVFTNTVTLFDFDDETGELKAKGEAATISTPTDIKFFN; translated from the coding sequence ATGAATAGAGAAAAACCTCTCGACTCGATTAATAAGCGGCGTCAAGCTCGCTTTATGCTATCTTCTATATTGTCTGCACTAGGCCGAACAATCGTTGCCGGCTTAGGCCGGCAGGCCATTCAATTAACTGCGGTGTTAATTTTTCTCATGTTTTCAGGAAATGCGATGGCCAATAATCGGGAACATCAGCAAATAGCGTTAGTCGGTACCTGGACCCATATTCCGGATGCGCCTGCGGTGCAGAAACCGGCAAGACCCAGTGAAGGGCTCTATCGCCTGACGGTTAATGGCGACGGCACGTTAACGCTGCTCGACGTGGTTAAAATGAAAAGCCCATCGTGGATCGTAAAATCTCGCGATGGCCGTTTCGCCTATGCCACCAATGAGGAGAACGCGGGAACGGTGACCGCCTTGGCAATAGACGACGCTGGCAGCGTGCGGGTGCTGAATACGGTGAACAGTGCGGGCCAGCAGCCGACGCACGCCACCCTCAGTCCGGATGGCAAGTTTCTGTTTGTCGCCAACTACTCCGTCGCCAAAGGCGGCGCGGGGATGACGGTATTGCCAATTGGCAGTGACGGCAAACTGGGTGAACGGGTGCAGCATTATCCGTTTATATCAGGTTCTGGCGCCGTGCAGGGGCGCCAGGAAGGGGGCCATGCGCACTCAACCACCTTCAGCCGCGATGGTAAATATCTGTATGCGGCGGATCTCGGCGGGGACAAGCTGCACGCCTATCGCTATCGCTCGGATAGCGCACAGCCGTTGCAGGCGGATGCATCGCGCGATGTCAGCTTTGCGCCAGGCGCCGGCCCAAGGCACATGGTGTTCTCGCCGAAAGGCGAGTATGCCTATGTCATCACCGAAATGGCGGGTGAAATCGAGGCGTTTACCGTCAGCGACCATCGATTGACGCTACAAGGAAAAGTGAAACTGAACGGCGGGCAGGATTCCGCGGAGGCGAAAAGCGGCGGAGCCATTATCCTCAGCCCGAGCGGCAGATATCTTATTGCCACCAATCGCGGTGCCGATAACCATTTGCTGGTATTAAAAATTGGTGGGGATGGGCTGCCAGGGGAGACGACGCGCTACGAGGCCGGCGGCATTGAGCCGCGTGCGCTCGCTTTCGATGCCACTGGCAACCATCTTTATGTCACGAACGTGTTCACCAATACCGTTACGCTGTTCGATTTCGATGATGAGACGGGGGAGTTGAAGGCCAAAGGTGAGGCGGCGACGATTTCTACGCCGACGGATATCAAGTTTTTCAATTAA
- a CDS encoding helix-turn-helix domain-containing protein produces MDYRKDILLQVLEYMEKNIVEGLSVEKVSIISGYSKWHLQRLFKHYFGITLGTYIRNRKLSRSAILLKQHQGNILDVALASGFASQQCYTRAFKRFFGETPNSFRNSRGWDFSTQIPPYGNDKKPYFYHTVMPDDIEMLKHYKSLIFHSIRKFRDAGDIAQTNEKWLSKQRGECNVEKKRSNKWHSNSKGQEVFHSIFNFYIPMGKYIVIPFTGELSEYIDFFDVMYDAYLPAINVKMRESFFIELYRQEDLNGKVVNVDILIPVT; encoded by the coding sequence ATGGATTACAGAAAAGATATTCTTTTGCAGGTATTGGAATATATGGAAAAGAATATTGTCGAGGGGCTGTCAGTTGAAAAGGTTTCCATTATCTCAGGTTACTCTAAATGGCATTTGCAACGGCTGTTTAAGCATTATTTTGGTATAACGCTAGGGACTTATATAAGGAATAGAAAACTGAGTCGCTCTGCTATTCTGCTCAAACAGCACCAGGGGAACATATTGGATGTCGCCCTGGCATCCGGGTTTGCCTCTCAGCAATGTTACACGCGGGCATTCAAACGTTTCTTTGGCGAAACGCCCAACAGCTTTAGAAACAGCCGGGGGTGGGATTTTTCCACGCAGATCCCCCCGTATGGCAACGATAAGAAACCCTATTTCTACCACACGGTCATGCCGGATGACATTGAGATGTTAAAGCATTACAAATCGCTGATTTTTCATTCTATAAGAAAATTCAGAGATGCCGGCGACATTGCCCAGACCAATGAGAAATGGTTAAGCAAGCAGCGGGGGGAATGTAATGTGGAAAAGAAAAGGAGTAATAAATGGCATTCCAACAGTAAGGGTCAAGAGGTTTTTCATTCCATTTTTAACTTCTATATCCCTATGGGTAAATATATTGTCATTCCCTTTACGGGGGAGTTGTCAGAATATATTGACTTTTTCGATGTAATGTATGACGCTTATCTGCCTGCTATCAATGTCAAAATGCGGGAGAGCTTTTTTATAGAGTTATATAGGCAAGAGGATTTAAATGGGAAGGTTGTCAATGTCGATATACTTATTCCTGTGACATAG
- a CDS encoding DUF4013 domain-containing protein, with translation MTTVYESNRLAFQVSWGSILAGSAVALVTYLTFSVLGTAIGAQAVDMMQQGNPLSGFGTGTGIWLLVSTLASLAAGAFVAGRAAPNRGGLHGLLSWAITTLLTTWLMVSLASGVVGLAGSAVGKGLSLAGSGLAAAAPNVGEGLKQQLDKKGISLDWGSLENQLNATLKQTGKPELDPSRLEQKADRATADGKQSAMDAAADPAQAASELKQWFDRVKQSGEPTLSAADKDALVNIVAARTGKSRDEASQIVDNYAQAYQQAVQKVEKLKAEAEQKAREAADEAAKQLSRAAWGSLLVLLLGAALSAGVGRIAESTRRTVAR, from the coding sequence ATGACCACTGTCTATGAATCAAATCGCTTAGCGTTTCAGGTGTCATGGGGCTCGATATTGGCCGGGAGTGCCGTGGCGCTGGTGACTTATCTGACCTTCAGCGTGCTGGGCACGGCTATTGGCGCTCAGGCCGTGGATATGATGCAACAGGGCAACCCGCTGAGCGGCTTTGGCACCGGCACCGGGATCTGGCTGCTGGTTTCAACGTTGGCATCGCTGGCCGCAGGCGCGTTCGTCGCCGGCCGCGCCGCACCGAATCGCGGTGGCTTGCATGGTTTGCTGAGCTGGGCGATCACCACCTTGCTGACCACCTGGCTGATGGTTTCATTGGCGAGCGGCGTGGTGGGGCTGGCGGGCAGCGCGGTGGGCAAAGGGCTTTCGCTGGCGGGCAGCGGCCTGGCGGCGGCAGCGCCAAACGTGGGCGAAGGCCTCAAGCAGCAGCTGGATAAAAAGGGCATCAGCCTTGACTGGGGAAGCCTGGAAAATCAGTTGAACGCCACGCTCAAGCAGACCGGCAAACCGGAACTGGATCCGTCTCGGTTAGAACAGAAGGCCGATAGAGCGACCGCCGATGGCAAACAATCGGCCATGGACGCGGCTGCCGATCCGGCGCAGGCCGCCTCTGAGCTTAAGCAGTGGTTCGACCGCGTCAAGCAGTCCGGTGAGCCGACGTTGAGCGCGGCCGACAAGGATGCGTTGGTGAATATCGTTGCGGCGCGCACCGGCAAGAGCCGCGATGAAGCGAGCCAAATCGTCGATAACTACGCTCAGGCTTACCAGCAGGCGGTGCAGAAAGTGGAAAAACTCAAGGCCGAGGCCGAACAGAAAGCGCGTGAAGCGGCCGATGAAGCGGCCAAACAGCTGTCTCGCGCCGCGTGGGGTTCGTTGTTGGTGCTGCTGTTGGGCGCTGCGTTGAGCGCCGGCGTGGGGCGGATTGCCGAATCAACCCGCCGCACTGTCGCGCGGTAA